From the Paenibacillus sp. FSL H8-0548 genome, one window contains:
- the rapZ gene encoding RNase adapter RapZ — protein sequence METPATVAKLVIITGMSGAGKTIAVQSLEDLGFFCVDNLPPVLIPKFAELIEQSNGKIGNVALVIDLRGREFFTALSESLAYIKEHYTLSCEILFLDATDAVLVQRYKESRRRHPLAPDGMPLEGIRNERRLLEDLKGWASQVIDTSILKPAHLKERIISHFTNLEQNNLSINVTSFGFKYGIPIDADLIYDVRFLPNPHYIEHLRPNTGQTPEVYEYVMKWPETQQFLTKLLDMLQFLIPLYRKEGKSQVVIGIGCTGGKHRSVAIAEYLGRMLGSSDTERVRVSHRDAERDKH from the coding sequence ATGGAAACGCCGGCAACAGTAGCGAAGCTTGTCATTATTACCGGGATGTCTGGCGCAGGTAAGACGATTGCTGTCCAAAGCCTGGAGGATCTCGGTTTTTTCTGCGTAGATAATTTACCGCCTGTTCTTATACCTAAATTTGCAGAGCTAATTGAGCAATCGAATGGCAAGATCGGAAACGTTGCGCTCGTCATTGATTTGCGCGGACGGGAATTTTTCACGGCATTGTCCGAATCACTCGCCTATATTAAAGAGCATTATACGCTTAGCTGTGAAATATTGTTCTTGGATGCAACAGATGCAGTGCTCGTACAGCGATATAAAGAAAGTCGCCGCCGTCATCCGCTTGCACCTGACGGTATGCCGCTTGAAGGCATTCGTAATGAACGACGCCTGCTGGAGGATTTAAAGGGCTGGGCTTCACAGGTGATCGATACGAGTATTTTGAAGCCAGCGCACTTGAAGGAACGGATTATTTCCCATTTCACGAACCTGGAGCAAAACAATCTATCGATAAATGTAACTTCCTTCGGCTTTAAATATGGAATTCCGATTGATGCTGACCTCATTTATGATGTGCGTTTTTTGCCAAATCCGCATTATATCGAGCATCTTCGTCCCAATACGGGCCAAACTCCTGAAGTGTACGAATATGTCATGAAATGGCCTGAAACGCAGCAATTTTTAACTAAGCTGCTAGACATGCTGCAATTCCTTATTCCGCTTTATCGCAAGGAAGGGAAAAGTCAGGTTGTTATCGGAATTGGCTGTACTGGCGGGAAGCATCGTTCCGTTGCTATTGCTGAATATCTGGGACGCATG